A single Parabacteroides timonensis DNA region contains:
- a CDS encoding TonB-dependent receptor — MKITTLFSLGVACCISASTYAQNYKVSINKKNSSIIEILKDIEKNSEFSFFFNDNNVNVNRKASVKAKNASLEEVLEQVFENTGYNYQIIDRQVLVKADNSVKAMNGVAGVAQQNKMVSGVVTDASGDPIIGANVIIKGTTTGSITDIDGKFMLEAKNGDVIQVSFIGYLTQEVPYSGQATLSVNLVEDTQKLEEIVVVGYGVQKKVNMSGAVATVDSKVLESRPVQNVSSALQGIMPGVMVTSGQGRPGQDQATIRVRGVGTLNTADPYILVDGVETGTMNSVDPNDIESISVLKDAASAAIYGSKASNGVILITTKRGKTGKPRISYNGYVGVQKATETIDRMSSYDYARLYNQSLINEGLNPRFTDAEINLFQSGTDPNYPNTDWYDEAYQTGVQHSHNVSITGGTETAKYMGSVGYLHQTGILPHAERQQFNGRTNMDMKLNSRLNVRLNLAYIKNDYTDPNSSYASGSSDQIIRQLNRIAPWIVNRYDDGTYGTISDGNPIAWLDADQTVDRKNQNFSGTLAADYKIIDGLVATVTGSYVNNQQHYKAFQKFIQYNPNKATEPNKLNEEFRGWHRASFDALLNYDKQFGKHGLKAMAGWHTEKYDYTEHKMERKNFPTNDLNDMNAGDAATQKNEGFSRELAMISWFGRINYDFMGKYILEANIRADASSRFADGNRWGYFPSFSGAWRISEEGFMENTKDWLNNLKVRASWGKLGNQDALTDYYPWMNTYNLDAKYPLGGSLQSGYYQKSYKLSTISWEKARTWGLGLDATINNKINFTIDYYDRKTTGIIMDVPVPQEFGLEAYKDNVGEMVNKGIEIVLSYNNKWGDWSFGATGNFAYNKNEVLNLGGVTDMVDPNNGNKLRRVGERLNSYRVYKADGFFNSDEAAQAWMDKYSKQEGYPFGTRKFKAGDLIYHDTNNDGKITADDRILGGSTDPSVTFGLSLNAGFKGFDLSMMLSGAAGVHRLINQEVTGYFNGDDSHPATVWLDAWTPDNMDAKMPRIAYSTTSPSLSSNVMSTFWLQNSSYLRMKNLQFGYTIPKNILKSAGIENLRVYYSVENLFTIHNMLVSVDPEISSERASSFPLTQTHAFGVNITF; from the coding sequence ATGAAGATCACAACCTTATTTTCACTTGGTGTGGCCTGTTGTATTTCTGCCTCTACCTACGCGCAGAACTACAAAGTGTCGATCAACAAAAAGAACAGTAGTATCATTGAAATCCTGAAGGATATCGAGAAGAACAGTGAGTTCTCGTTTTTCTTTAACGACAATAATGTAAACGTCAACAGGAAAGCTAGTGTGAAAGCCAAGAACGCCTCTTTGGAAGAGGTGCTTGAGCAAGTATTCGAGAATACCGGATATAATTATCAGATCATAGACCGTCAGGTACTGGTAAAAGCAGACAATTCGGTGAAAGCGATGAATGGTGTTGCCGGTGTGGCACAGCAGAACAAGATGGTAAGCGGTGTCGTTACCGATGCCAGTGGAGACCCTATTATCGGGGCGAACGTCATTATCAAAGGAACTACGACCGGTAGTATCACCGACATCGACGGCAAATTTATGCTTGAAGCCAAAAACGGTGATGTGATCCAGGTTTCTTTTATCGGTTATCTGACGCAGGAAGTTCCTTACAGCGGACAGGCTACATTATCGGTTAATTTGGTGGAAGATACACAGAAGCTGGAAGAAATTGTCGTTGTAGGTTACGGTGTACAGAAGAAAGTGAATATGTCGGGAGCCGTTGCGACAGTCGACAGTAAGGTACTGGAAAGCCGTCCCGTGCAGAACGTATCGTCAGCCCTTCAGGGTATCATGCCCGGTGTGATGGTAACCTCCGGACAAGGGCGTCCGGGACAGGACCAGGCAACGATCCGTGTGCGTGGTGTCGGTACATTGAATACCGCCGACCCGTATATCCTGGTGGACGGTGTCGAAACCGGTACGATGAACTCGGTCGATCCGAACGATATCGAAAGTATCTCCGTATTGAAGGATGCTGCTTCGGCTGCCATCTACGGATCGAAAGCCTCTAACGGGGTTATCCTGATCACGACAAAACGGGGTAAGACCGGTAAGCCGCGTATCTCTTATAACGGTTATGTAGGTGTTCAGAAAGCGACTGAAACGATCGACCGCATGAGCTCTTACGATTATGCCCGTCTTTACAATCAATCCTTGATTAACGAAGGCCTGAACCCGCGTTTCACAGATGCAGAGATCAATTTGTTCCAAAGCGGAACAGATCCTAATTATCCGAATACGGACTGGTATGACGAAGCATATCAGACAGGTGTTCAGCACTCTCATAATGTGAGCATAACAGGTGGTACGGAAACAGCCAAGTACATGGGTTCTGTCGGTTACCTGCATCAGACGGGTATCCTGCCGCATGCCGAACGGCAGCAGTTCAACGGTCGTACCAATATGGATATGAAGCTCAATTCGCGCCTGAATGTACGCCTCAATCTGGCTTATATCAAGAATGACTATACCGACCCGAACTCGTCTTATGCGAGCGGTAGCTCCGACCAGATCATCCGTCAGTTGAATCGTATCGCTCCGTGGATCGTGAATCGTTACGATGACGGTACATACGGTACAATCTCCGATGGTAACCCGATTGCCTGGCTGGATGCAGATCAGACGGTCGACCGTAAGAACCAGAACTTCTCCGGAACGTTGGCTGCCGATTATAAGATTATCGACGGACTGGTTGCCACGGTGACAGGTTCGTATGTAAATAACCAGCAGCATTATAAGGCTTTCCAGAAGTTTATTCAATATAACCCGAACAAAGCGACCGAGCCGAACAAGCTGAACGAAGAGTTCCGCGGCTGGCATCGTGCCTCTTTCGACGCTTTATTGAATTACGACAAACAATTCGGTAAACATGGATTGAAAGCTATGGCCGGATGGCACACTGAAAAGTATGACTATACGGAACATAAGATGGAACGTAAGAACTTCCCGACTAACGACCTGAACGACATGAATGCCGGTGATGCGGCTACTCAGAAGAATGAAGGTTTCTCACGCGAACTGGCTATGATCTCCTGGTTTGGACGTATCAACTACGACTTTATGGGTAAATATATCCTGGAAGCCAATATCCGTGCGGATGCTTCTTCTCGTTTTGCCGACGGTAATCGTTGGGGGTATTTCCCTTCTTTCTCCGGTGCATGGCGTATCAGTGAAGAAGGTTTTATGGAGAATACAAAAGACTGGTTGAACAACCTGAAAGTGCGTGCTTCTTGGGGTAAACTGGGTAACCAGGATGCTTTGACCGATTATTATCCATGGATGAATACCTATAATCTGGATGCAAAGTATCCGTTGGGCGGCTCTTTGCAGTCGGGTTATTATCAGAAGTCTTACAAATTGTCTACCATTTCATGGGAAAAGGCTCGTACATGGGGACTCGGTTTAGACGCAACGATCAATAACAAGATCAATTTTACAATCGATTATTACGACAGAAAGACGACCGGTATCATTATGGATGTTCCGGTTCCGCAGGAATTCGGTCTGGAAGCTTATAAAGATAACGTAGGCGAAATGGTCAACAAAGGTATCGAAATCGTGTTGAGCTACAATAATAAATGGGGTGACTGGTCATTCGGTGCAACCGGTAACTTTGCCTACAATAAGAACGAAGTACTGAACCTGGGTGGTGTGACCGATATGGTCGATCCGAATAATGGTAACAAACTCCGTCGTGTAGGTGAGCGTCTGAACTCGTACCGTGTCTATAAAGCTGACGGATTCTTCAACTCTGACGAGGCTGCTCAGGCTTGGATGGATAAGTACTCAAAACAGGAAGGCTATCCGTTCGGTACCCGCAAGTTTAAAGCTGGTGATTTGATTTACCACGATACGAATAATGATGGTAAAATAACTGCCGACGACCGTATCTTAGGCGGATCGACAGATCCTTCTGTTACATTCGGTTTGAGTTTGAACGCTGGTTTTAAAGGTTTCGACCTTTCCATGATGCTTTCAGGTGCTGCCGGTGTACACCGTTTGATTAATCAGGAAGTGACCGGTTATTTCAATGGTGACGATTCTCACCCTGCAACTGTATGGCTGGATGCCTGGACGCCTGATAATATGGATGCGAAAATGCCTCGTATCGCATATTCCACTACCTCTCCCAGCTTATCGTCAAATGTAATGTCGACTTTCTGGTTACAGAACTCTAGTTACCTGCGTATGAAGAACCTGCAGTTTGGGTATACGATTCCGAAGAATATCCTGAAGTCGGCCGGTATCGAGAACCTGCGCGTGTATTATTCTGTGGAAAATCTGTTTACGATCCATAACATGCTTGTCAGCGTCGATCCGGAAATCTCCAGCGAACGTGCTTCCAGCTTCCCGCTGACTCAGACACATGCTTTCGGTGTGAATATAACATTCTAA
- a CDS encoding FecR family protein: MDQKDTKYILKKLMQDALAEEEQAALNDRKTVKGQMFSQWENAPDAVSSDRADGRQIWYHICRRLSNKASDRRFLYYKFYSIAASLLLLLAVGSMAFYIIGNKKEVAMYIVTSGIQNMQSVSLPDGTFVQLGPGSRLTYPANFTGETREIQLSGQAFFDVYRNPAKPFIVHTSNMQIEALGTAFEIFDYEIENKSETVLLNGSVRINLNRPTGDMKEFILSPDEKIVHDRWADSTYIQPVDADKYTAWRKQKILSFENEKLSMIIPRLEQWYGRKVMCQQDLADKYRFTFKVRDESLERILYIMGESSPLGHQKTTNGNFVIKLK, translated from the coding sequence ATGGATCAGAAGGATACAAAATATATATTGAAAAAACTTATGCAGGATGCATTGGCTGAGGAAGAGCAGGCTGCCCTGAACGACCGGAAGACCGTGAAGGGACAAATGTTCAGCCAATGGGAAAATGCTCCTGACGCTGTCAGCTCTGATCGGGCCGACGGGCGACAGATATGGTACCATATCTGTCGGAGGCTTTCGAATAAAGCCTCCGACAGGAGATTTTTATACTATAAATTTTATAGTATAGCAGCTTCTTTGTTATTATTGCTGGCAGTAGGAAGCATGGCTTTCTATATAATCGGCAATAAGAAAGAGGTTGCGATGTATATCGTAACTTCAGGTATTCAGAATATGCAGTCGGTTTCTTTGCCTGATGGTACGTTTGTGCAACTGGGTCCCGGTAGCAGATTAACTTATCCCGCCAACTTTACCGGAGAAACCCGCGAAATACAGTTAAGTGGACAGGCTTTCTTTGATGTCTACAGGAATCCAGCCAAGCCGTTCATCGTACATACTTCCAATATGCAGATAGAGGCATTGGGTACAGCCTTCGAAATCTTCGATTACGAAATAGAGAATAAATCGGAAACGGTTCTACTGAACGGTAGTGTTCGTATCAATCTGAATCGTCCCACAGGAGATATGAAGGAATTTATCCTATCGCCGGATGAAAAGATCGTACATGATAGATGGGCCGATTCGACTTACATCCAGCCTGTAGATGCCGACAAATATACCGCCTGGCGTAAGCAGAAGATACTCAGTTTTGAGAATGAAAAACTATCGATGATCATCCCGCGCCTCGAACAATGGTACGGACGCAAGGTCATGTGCCAGCAGGATTTAGCAGATAAATACCGTTTTACGTTCAAAGTGAGGGACGAATCGTTGGAACGTATTTTATATATAATGGGAGAATCTTCTCCTCTGGGACATCAGAAGACCACTAATGGAAATTTTGTAATAAAGCTTAAATAA
- the cysK gene encoding cysteine synthase A produces MANVAQKLTDLVGNTPLLEFSNFNANKGLNAKLIGKLEYFNPAGSVKDRIALAMIEDAEEKGILTPGATIIEPTSGNTGVGLAFVSAAKGYKLVLTMPETMSLERRNLLKALGAHLVLTSGAEGMKGAIAKAEALRDETPGSVILQQFENPANPAVHIKTTAQEIWRDTDGKVDIFVAGVGTGGTVSGVGEGLKAHNPNVKIVAVEPSDSPVLSGGKPGPHKIQGIGAGFIPKTYNGKFVDEIIQVENDDAIRTSRELAQTEGLLVGISSGAAVYAALKLAELPENAGKTIVALLPDTGERYLSTVLYAFEEYPL; encoded by the coding sequence ATGGCAAACGTAGCACAAAAACTAACTGACTTAGTGGGTAATACTCCCTTGTTAGAGTTCTCCAATTTCAATGCAAATAAAGGTTTAAATGCTAAACTGATCGGAAAGCTAGAATACTTCAACCCGGCAGGCAGTGTGAAAGACCGCATCGCCCTGGCAATGATTGAAGATGCCGAAGAAAAAGGCATCCTCACGCCGGGAGCCACCATTATCGAACCGACCAGTGGCAATACGGGTGTCGGCCTGGCTTTTGTTTCAGCTGCTAAAGGATACAAACTGGTACTTACCATGCCGGAGACGATGAGCCTGGAACGACGTAACCTGCTGAAAGCACTCGGTGCACACCTCGTCCTCACCTCCGGAGCAGAAGGCATGAAAGGTGCTATTGCCAAAGCGGAAGCCTTGCGTGACGAAACACCGGGATCTGTTATCCTTCAACAATTCGAAAATCCGGCAAACCCTGCTGTACATATAAAGACAACTGCACAGGAGATCTGGCGGGATACGGATGGTAAAGTCGACATCTTCGTTGCCGGTGTAGGCACAGGCGGTACAGTCAGTGGTGTTGGAGAAGGGTTGAAAGCACATAACCCGAATGTAAAGATCGTTGCCGTAGAACCCAGCGACTCACCGGTTCTTTCGGGAGGCAAGCCCGGTCCGCACAAGATACAGGGTATCGGTGCCGGCTTCATCCCTAAAACTTATAACGGCAAGTTTGTAGATGAAATCATACAGGTAGAGAATGACGATGCAATCCGCACCAGCCGTGAGTTGGCACAGACGGAAGGTTTACTCGTCGGAATCTCTTCCGGCGCAGCAGTATATGCAGCGTTGAAGCTGGCCGAACTACCGGAGAATGCAGGCAAGACAATCGTGGCCTTATTGCCAGACACAGGGGAACGGTATCTGTCGACGGTGTTGTATGCATTTGAGGAATATCCCTTATAA
- a CDS encoding RagB/SusD family nutrient uptake outer membrane protein, with translation MKRLFIYMLAGMTLAGTSCSDFLDTVPKDALSPATTWKTEADAEKFLIGCYDGWGDETGIMYWDCGSDFGFNYHIHENWKNIGNGSMTASNQVADYYSFSLIRRCNDFLINIEPLEFADAAKKNNMIGQVKTIRAFQYFIKNWWYGGVPIIESYETAEEAKVARNTEEEVKKFIYDEIDAAIPLLNDAPAARGYIAKGTAMALKMRSALYYGDYQRAKEAAKAIMDLGQYELDPSFDNLFTIAGQGSKEIIAAFQRDENLYDNWMIGTMYNNADGGWSSMVPTQNLVDAYEMSNGLTKEEAGSGYDATHPYANRDPRMAMTVLFPGMDWEGGILNTLDATIDGSKNPNNPDDADNASKTGLTWGKYLLDKSQYADMWATNASVIIFRYAEVLLSYAEAENELNGPSADVYTMLNQVRNRVGMPDVDRSKYGTQAKLRELIRRERSSELAGEGLRRADILRWKDDSGKMLAETLMNGPLTRVSGTVNMSESDPYKRATVSGTSLIENRSFATHNRYLPIKQDYLDKNPNLKQNTGY, from the coding sequence ATGAAACGCTTATTTATATATATGCTGGCCGGTATGACATTGGCCGGGACGTCCTGTTCAGACTTTTTGGACACAGTACCTAAGGATGCACTCTCACCCGCAACTACCTGGAAGACGGAAGCCGATGCTGAAAAGTTCCTGATCGGCTGTTACGACGGCTGGGGTGATGAAACTGGTATCATGTATTGGGATTGCGGTTCCGATTTCGGTTTCAACTACCATATCCATGAAAATTGGAAGAACATCGGTAACGGCAGTATGACAGCCAGCAACCAGGTGGCAGATTATTATAGTTTCTCATTGATCCGCCGCTGCAACGACTTCCTGATCAATATCGAGCCATTAGAATTTGCAGATGCTGCGAAGAAAAACAATATGATCGGCCAGGTGAAAACGATTCGCGCCTTCCAGTATTTCATAAAGAACTGGTGGTATGGTGGTGTGCCTATCATCGAATCTTATGAGACGGCAGAGGAAGCTAAAGTAGCCCGCAATACGGAAGAAGAAGTAAAGAAATTTATTTACGACGAAATCGATGCAGCCATTCCTCTGTTAAACGATGCACCTGCGGCAAGAGGCTATATCGCCAAAGGAACAGCTATGGCTCTCAAAATGCGGTCGGCCTTGTATTATGGCGACTATCAGCGTGCCAAAGAAGCAGCCAAAGCGATTATGGATCTGGGACAATATGAGTTGGATCCTAGCTTCGACAATCTTTTCACCATAGCAGGACAAGGTTCGAAAGAAATTATCGCAGCCTTCCAGCGTGACGAAAACCTGTATGATAACTGGATGATCGGAACGATGTATAACAATGCAGATGGCGGATGGTCGTCGATGGTTCCGACCCAGAACCTGGTAGATGCCTACGAGATGAGTAATGGTTTGACCAAGGAAGAAGCCGGAAGCGGTTACGACGCTACCCATCCGTATGCCAATCGTGACCCGCGTATGGCCATGACCGTTCTTTTCCCCGGTATGGATTGGGAAGGCGGTATCCTGAATACACTGGACGCCACGATCGACGGAAGTAAGAATCCGAATAACCCGGACGATGCCGATAATGCTTCCAAGACAGGATTGACCTGGGGTAAATATTTGTTGGATAAGTCACAGTATGCCGATATGTGGGCTACGAATGCCTCCGTGATTATCTTCCGGTATGCCGAGGTATTACTGAGTTATGCCGAAGCAGAAAATGAGTTGAATGGCCCGTCTGCTGATGTATATACTATGTTGAATCAGGTTCGTAACCGTGTCGGTATGCCGGATGTAGACCGGAGTAAATATGGCACGCAGGCGAAACTACGTGAATTGATCCGCCGCGAGCGTTCTTCTGAACTGGCAGGTGAAGGTCTTCGCCGTGCCGATATCCTTCGTTGGAAGGACGACAGTGGCAAGATGTTGGCCGAAACACTGATGAACGGTCCGTTGACCCGCGTGTCAGGCACAGTAAATATGAGTGAATCCGATCCTTATAAACGTGCAACAGTCTCCGGCACAAGTCTGATCGAGAACCGTTCGTTTGCTACTCATAACCGTTATCTGCCTATCAAGCAGGATTACTTGGATAAGAATCCGAATCTGAAACAGAATACTGGCTATTAA
- a CDS encoding MFS transporter: MSSQSLLSVPICPWVPRWLGIVTAFVVMLPIILINGAYTGTITEVSGTLGVLSEDISMAYYATSAGMAVAYPLIPKVRPVVTTKTILLIDLLLQVILSFICAQVNQMDIIIVCSFFIGFLKAFAMLEIILMIRPLFSPKNVRSEFYAYFYPIVFSAGQVSMAVTAQLAYYYQWQYMYYFVILLLLVAISFVLMFFRYARRPINFPFREIDWKSILLMASILLFTIYSATYGKTLDWFSSIKITVYAIAIPVLIWLFLFRQKTKKNPYIRLEVLNSSKALIGYFYMMLVMFFSSTSSLVTSYMNSIIRVDSVHANFLNLWMLPGFICGAVICFWWFHWQRWRFRILISGGMLCYVIYLGILYFGIMPNGTYEMLYLPMFLRGMGMMILFIAFGVYAVEDMNPKLMIYNAFFLIACRSVLAPALASSFFNNMLYRVQLQGMAILSENMSMQNPLAAQQYNQSLNSALAQGHNMTDATQLASNSLYTILQSQSLLLALKTIIGYVLIFAIVVMVVARFTPFHKTLKVEIVKTGEDMV, encoded by the coding sequence ATGTCCTCTCAATCCCTTCTCAGTGTTCCGATCTGTCCCTGGGTTCCCCGGTGGTTGGGTATTGTCACGGCTTTTGTCGTGATGCTTCCGATCATCCTTATCAATGGTGCCTATACCGGAACAATCACCGAGGTATCCGGTACACTGGGGGTGTTGAGTGAAGATATCAGTATGGCATACTATGCCACCTCGGCAGGGATGGCGGTAGCTTATCCGCTTATACCGAAGGTGCGACCGGTGGTGACGACCAAGACGATCCTATTGATCGACCTCTTATTGCAGGTGATACTCAGTTTTATTTGCGCACAGGTCAACCAGATGGATATTATTATTGTATGCAGTTTCTTTATCGGTTTCCTGAAAGCTTTTGCCATGTTGGAAATTATTCTGATGATCCGCCCGCTGTTCAGTCCGAAGAATGTCCGTAGTGAGTTTTATGCTTACTTCTATCCGATCGTATTCTCTGCCGGACAGGTTTCGATGGCGGTGACGGCACAACTGGCCTATTATTATCAGTGGCAATATATGTACTATTTCGTTATTTTACTGTTGCTGGTTGCTATCTCTTTTGTCTTGATGTTTTTCCGGTATGCACGGCGTCCTATCAACTTTCCGTTCAGGGAAATCGATTGGAAAAGTATCCTACTGATGGCTTCTATCCTGCTTTTCACCATTTACTCTGCTACTTACGGCAAAACGCTCGACTGGTTTTCATCGATAAAAATCACGGTGTATGCGATTGCCATTCCGGTATTGATCTGGCTATTCCTGTTCCGGCAAAAGACAAAGAAAAATCCTTATATCCGGTTGGAAGTACTGAATAGCAGCAAGGCTTTGATCGGGTATTTCTATATGATGCTGGTCATGTTCTTTTCTTCTACCAGTTCGCTGGTCACCAGTTATATGAATAGTATTATCCGGGTGGATAGTGTACATGCCAACTTCCTCAACCTATGGATGTTGCCGGGATTTATATGTGGGGCAGTGATCTGTTTCTGGTGGTTCCACTGGCAACGGTGGCGTTTCAGGATACTGATATCCGGAGGTATGTTATGCTATGTAATTTATCTAGGTATTCTTTATTTCGGGATCATGCCTAACGGAACATACGAGATGCTGTACCTTCCCATGTTCCTCCGTGGAATGGGTATGATGATTCTGTTTATCGCTTTCGGTGTCTACGCGGTGGAAGATATGAATCCCAAACTGATGATATATAATGCCTTTTTTCTGATAGCCTGCCGGTCTGTACTGGCTCCGGCGTTGGCATCTTCTTTCTTTAATAATATGCTTTATCGCGTACAGTTGCAAGGGATGGCTATCCTCTCGGAAAATATGAGTATGCAGAATCCGTTAGCGGCACAGCAATATAACCAGTCATTGAACAGTGCATTGGCTCAGGGACATAATATGACGGATGCAACCCAACTGGCAAGTAATAGCCTTTACACGATCCTGCAATCGCAGAGTCTGCTGCTTGCATTGAAAACGATTATCGGATATGTATTGATTTTTGCTATTGTCGTTATGGTGGTCGCCCGCTTTACTCCTTTCCACAAGACGTTGAAGGTAGAGATTGTCAAGACCGGGGAGGATATGGTATAA
- a CDS encoding MarR family winged helix-turn-helix transcriptional regulator translates to MTANGELAHELNLLVLKTRMTFRQTIQRLLKQNNIDMTFEMLQIMHCLWKEQGVSQQTLAEKTAKDKACLTNLINNLEKKNWVIRQEDSNDRRNKLIFLTPEGEEMARRIKSMLKDMYDQIGERMNPRHMESCMKQLTKLNEIFDKI, encoded by the coding sequence ATGACAGCAAATGGCGAATTAGCCCACGAACTCAACCTTTTGGTTCTAAAAACACGAATGACTTTCCGGCAAACGATCCAACGGTTGCTCAAGCAGAATAATATCGATATGACTTTCGAAATGCTGCAAATCATGCACTGCCTGTGGAAAGAACAAGGAGTCAGCCAACAAACACTGGCTGAAAAGACAGCTAAAGATAAAGCCTGCCTGACCAACCTGATCAATAACCTGGAAAAGAAAAACTGGGTGATCCGGCAGGAAGACTCCAACGACCGGAGGAATAAACTGATCTTCCTCACTCCCGAAGGAGAAGAAATGGCCAGACGCATAAAATCGATGTTGAAAGATATGTATGACCAGATAGGCGAACGAATGAATCCCCGTCACATGGAATCGTGTATGAAGCAATTGACTAAGCTGAATGAGATATTCGATAAGATATAG
- a CDS encoding RNA polymerase sigma-70 factor, producing MEENELILLLKQSSKEAFTTLYKKYWKQVYNFSRLYLTSQSVAEEVVQEVFIKVWESRDFLREEENFKGLLFIITRNLIFNIHRKNVNEDFYKITVLSAMESSYDIEEEIEAKNLSEYIDLLIAELPPRRREIFNLSRKENKAYKEIALLLNISEKTVENQISEALKYLRKNIVLLSLFV from the coding sequence ATGGAAGAAAACGAACTTATTTTATTACTAAAACAGAGTAGCAAGGAGGCTTTCACGACTTTATATAAAAAGTACTGGAAGCAGGTGTACAATTTCAGCCGGCTTTACCTGACGAGTCAGAGTGTGGCGGAAGAAGTTGTACAGGAGGTTTTTATAAAGGTATGGGAATCGCGCGACTTCCTGCGTGAGGAAGAAAATTTCAAAGGATTATTATTCATTATCACCCGTAATCTTATCTTTAATATTCATCGAAAGAATGTAAATGAAGATTTCTATAAAATAACTGTCCTTTCCGCTATGGAAAGTTCGTATGATATAGAAGAAGAGATAGAAGCAAAGAACCTGAGCGAATATATCGATCTATTGATTGCCGAGTTGCCGCCACGTCGCCGTGAAATCTTTAATCTGAGCAGGAAAGAGAATAAAGCTTATAAGGAAATAGCGCTTTTATTGAATATATCGGAGAAGACCGTTGAGAATCAAATAAGCGAGGCACTCAAATATCTTAGGAAGAATATCGTTTTACTATCTCTGTTCGTATAG
- a CDS encoding TolC family protein, with amino-acid sequence MRYSIRYSLLLLLFILKPVATRSQQAYSLTLDELFRLGTENSLQLKATRMQEVIAADKEKTAQTSSLPDIHIGATTGYIGQPTVFRKGLSQPVHPDMPDWSHNYNVEVTQPIYRGGKIHYTIERSSLEKQIAALNSTNNEAEIKLLLLSRYMDLFSLYKQKDVFARNVEESTRRLEDIRRLKKEGIVTRNDELRSELQLTNDQLAYREADDNIAIVSQQMDVILGLDETLLLQPDIWAVAHWKPVNWCRPDRH; translated from the coding sequence ATGAGATATTCGATAAGATATAGTTTATTATTGTTACTGTTTATTCTGAAGCCTGTTGCGACCCGTTCCCAACAGGCTTATTCTCTTACCCTCGATGAATTATTCCGGCTGGGCACAGAGAATAGTTTGCAACTGAAAGCCACCCGCATGCAGGAGGTGATCGCTGCCGACAAGGAAAAGACGGCACAAACATCGAGCTTACCGGACATCCATATCGGGGCAACTACAGGATATATCGGACAGCCGACCGTCTTCCGGAAAGGACTTTCGCAACCCGTACATCCGGATATGCCGGATTGGTCGCATAATTATAATGTAGAAGTTACGCAACCGATCTACCGGGGAGGAAAAATACATTATACGATCGAACGTTCCTCATTGGAAAAACAGATCGCCGCCCTGAACTCGACCAATAATGAAGCCGAGATTAAGCTGCTTCTGCTCAGCCGGTATATGGATCTTTTCAGCTTGTATAAACAAAAGGATGTATTTGCCCGGAATGTGGAAGAGTCGACACGCCGCCTGGAGGATATCCGCCGCTTGAAGAAGGAAGGGATCGTCACCCGTAATGACGAGTTGCGCAGCGAACTGCAACTGACCAACGATCAACTGGCCTACCGAGAGGCAGACGACAATATAGCCATCGTCTCCCAGCAAATGGATGTCATCCTTGGACTGGATGAAACGTTGCTCCTGCAACCGGATATATGGGCCGTCGCACACTGGAAACCGGTCAACTGGTGCAGGCCGGACAGACATTGA